In Verrucomicrobiales bacterium, the sequence CTCCTCTCCTCAAGGTGTTCCCAGCCCTTTCCGTGTGATCCGCTTGATCCGTGGGCGAAACACACCTTCCCCGTCGGTTCTCCGTCCGCCTCCCCCCTCCAATCTAAGGGAAAACCTTAGGCAACCCTAGGGCCTTCGAAGGACCCGAAATGGGGTCATCCCGATTGTTCGTGCGCACTTCCCGGCGTATACCTTTCCTACGAAGCGACGGGGTGGACCAAATCCTCCGCTTCGAAGTTCGATCTAAGGAACAGTGTTAGGGGAAAAGGATCACTCAACCGGTTCGAACGGCACGTTGTTCGTTCTTTGTATACTCTCGGTGCAGGGCTTAAGGTACGAGGGCTAGGGGAACGTTGCGGGTGATTGTCCTTCCATGGTCACCTGGGCGTAGTCATCGGACCTGATAGCCGTTCGCGGAACATCCGAGTCCGTTCGTTCAGAAGGTACTGAACCCCGCGAGCATAGTCAGGTCGTGGTTGGTGTTTCTGCTACGATCTAATCGGGGGAGGCGTCAGGCTGCGCTGGTGGTACATGCGCAGCGGATTGCCTCCCCCGTTTCTTTTGCCTCGAACGTGGCCTCATCACCAATGGAGGGCGAAACTCTGTTGAGCCCACTTCTGCCCCGGCTCAGGATAACAAAGGGGCAACTCCGCGAGGGCCACCAGTCGATCGTCACCACCTCGTCACGGCGGTAGGGAGAGACTCCGATCGAGCCCACTCCTGCCCAAGGCTCCCCTCAAGACCAAGGGCTACCCCGATGAGGAAATAACAACATCGATCAACCCTAGTGGCTCCTCGCCGCAGATCCTTTGAAGATTCTTATACCTTGCGCTTTTATGGGCTCGACGGAGTCTCTCCCTACCCCATATGGCCACGAAGGGACTGGCGGATCGCTTCTAGTAATTTCGCCTCGGCCCCGGGATCCACCCAACACCAATCTCCTAGATTGGGGTCCTTCTCGGCCAGGTGCTTTTCGGTTGGAATGTAACCCGTAGCTCCATCCCCGTAGCCCGCCACACAGACAAAGGAGTCCGGCGCCATTTTCTGTGCGGCCAACTGAAATTCCAAGTAGGCCTCCCCGGGACACAGAAGCAGTTGAGCCGGGCCGAAATCAATGGCGGGGACCTGAATCGGGGCCCCGTGGGCGAGACGACGCCGCCAACTCAGTGCCATGGCCGCGAGACAAAGCTGAAAGGGCTTGGTCTCCACGTCCAACTTCTTCTCGAGCTCCTCCACACTAAACCCCGCGCTGCTCCGGGGAGCAAAAGGAACGGGAGTCGTCCGAAAGGTGAATCCTGAGACCGGACGTTTCTTGGTGTTCTTCCAGGCGGCAACCATCGCCGCGTGGAGTCGGTCGGCCAGCACAACCCGATTCTCGGGAGCACCCGTATTGTACTTACCGGCCGTGATGTTGCCGCTGCAACCGGAACAATAGATCTGTCGGATCTCCGGTGTCTCGGCCTGACGCTTCCGCCGCGCCAAACCAGGAAAGTCGGCCGAGACATCCCCTTGTCCATAGTGGCTCATGGGATGCACGGCATAGAAACTCAGTGCGGCCAGGGCTTGATCGCGGTTCCAAAAGCTGAGGGTTTTCAAGAAGGGGTCGATCAATCCAGCGTCGGCCTCGATGGCGAAAGCGTTCCGGGTGCTGCTGGTTCGATCGAATCGGATCGTCCCATCGGGCATGACATACCGTCGATTCGAGGCCACCTTCTCCACCTGCGCCTGCCCCATTCCGACGTGGGTCACACGCCGGGCCAATTTCAGGCAGTTCCGGGCGGCGAAGAAAACCCGTTCGAGTGCCCGCTTGTGAAAGTCCAGGTCACAAACCGTCGCCTGAAGGTTGCGTCGACGCAGGATGCGCTCAGCCTCCAGGTCCGCGACCGGAGCATCGTGCTGGTGGATCGTCGTAATGCACACATTGGCAGGGTCGGTGCCCACCGCCCGGGCGAGGCTGGCCTGCCACTGGCTGTACGCCTCGTTACGAATCTCACACCAATCTACCGACACCCACACGACCCGGCGATCGCCCTGCATCCATACGATCCCGTGAGCCTCAAGAGGATCGATCACCCGCTTGGAAAGCCAAGCTCCCCCCATCATCCCATGTCCCACCGGAACCGTGACATCCGCGCTAAAGGTAGCGAGCTTAAGCTCTCCATCTGCGGCAGCCGCCCCCAGCCAACCGGGCAAGGCCAACCCCGCCGCGCCCGCTCCGAGCCCCCCTAGGACCCGACGACGGCTAAGCTTCCCAGAGAGTATCGAATCGCCCAAGGCAGGGGTGTTAGGGTGCATGGTGGAGACATGTTAGCTGGCGTAGGCCCGATTGTCAGCGGTTTCCCACCAGAAAGACCTTGCCTTCGCGGCTCAGCTGAGCGACACAGCGCGGACGTAATTTCGACATGAACGAAGTTTTTATCAACAAAGTTGCCGGGGAACTGAAACTCCAGCCGCGCCAGGTCCTGGCCACCAGCCGTTTGCTCGCCGAAGGCGGCACGGTTCCCTTCATCTCTCGCTACCGTAAGGAGGCTACCGGCAGCCTGGACGAAGTGGCCGTAACGGCCATTCGGGACCGCATGCTGCAGCTGGTCGAACTGGAGGAGCGACGTAGCTCCATCCTGAAATCGCTGGAAGAGCGAAAGCTGCTGACCGATGAGCTTAAAAAGGCGCTCCAAGCCGCTGAGCAGCTCACCACCCTGGAAGATCTCTACGCCCCGTACCGGCCAAAGCGGCGCACGCGGGCCACGATTGCGAAGGAAGCAGGACTGGAGCCCTTGGCCAACCAGCTGTTTGAGCTGCAGGCCACCATCGATCCCCTGGCCGAAGCCAAAGCGTTCGTGAACCCGGAGAAGGAGATCAAGGACGTTGACGCCGCCCTCGCCGGGGCCCGCGATATTCTGGCGGAACGCATCAGTGAAGACGCCGAATCGCGTGCCAAGCTGCGCGAGCTGTTCTGGTCGCAAGCAACCGTCCGATCGAAAATGTTGATGGGCAAGGAGGAGGAAGGCGCCAAATTCAAGGATTACTTCGATTGGTCGGAACCACTGGCCAACATCCCCAGCCACCGCCTCCTGGCCATCCGCCGGGGAGAAGCCGAGGGAATTCTGCTGGTTCGAATCAATCCTCCAGAGGATGCCGCGCTGAGCCTGCTTGAGCCCCAATTCGTCAAAGCCCCAGGTAAGCCGGGCGGCGAGCAGGTGCGTCTCGCGGTGCAGGACAGCTACAAGCGTCTCCTGGGTTTCGGCATCGAGGCTGAGATTCGAATGGAGTCCAAGAAGCGAGCCGATGCCGAAGCGATTCGCGTGTTCGCCGACAATCTTCGCGAGCTTCTCCTCGCACCGGCGCTGGGTCAAAAGAACGTCATGGCGGTCGACCCCGGGTTCCGCACCGGCTGCAAGCTGGTCTGCCTGGATCGACAGGGGAAGCTGCTGCACAACGACGTCATCTACCCGAGCAAATCGGCGATGGAGATTCGCGAAGCGGCCGATACGGTCCGCGGGCTGGTGCAGAAGTATCAGATCGAAGCTATCGCGATTGGGAACGGCACCGCCGGACGCGAAACTGAAACGTTCATCCGCGCGCTCAAACTCCCCTCCTCGATCGCCATCGTGATGGTCAACGAGAGCGGCGCCTCGATTTACTCGGCCAGCGACGTCGCTCGCGAGGAGTTTCCCACGCAGGACATCACGGTACGCGGCGCCGTCAGCATCGGCCGCCGCCTGATGGATCCGCTCGCGGAACTCGTCAAGCTCGATCCCAAATCGATTGGCGTCGGACAGTATCAACACGACGTCGATGCCGGCGCCTTGAAGCGCGGTTTGGACGATGTGGTGATCTCGTGTGTGAATCGCGTTGGGGTGGAACTCAACACCTCGAGCAAGCAGTTGTTGAGCTATGTCTCCGGGCTGGGATCCACCCTGGCTGCCAACATCGTTGCCCATCGCAACGAGCACGGACCGTTCAAGTCCCGTGAGGAGCTGCTCAAAGTCCCCCGGCTGGGTCCCAAGGCTTTCGAACAATGTGCCGGGTTCTTGCGCATTCGAGACGGAGCCCACCCGCTGGATGCCAGCGCGGTGCATCCGGAAAGCTATAAAGTCGTTGATGCCATGGCACGCGACACCGGCTGTACGGTGATGGACCTGCTTAAGGACTCCGCTCGACGTAACCAACTCAAGCTCGATAAGTATGTGACCGAGACAGTCGGGTT encodes:
- a CDS encoding RNA-binding transcriptional accessory protein, translating into MNEVFINKVAGELKLQPRQVLATSRLLAEGGTVPFISRYRKEATGSLDEVAVTAIRDRMLQLVELEERRSSILKSLEERKLLTDELKKALQAAEQLTTLEDLYAPYRPKRRTRATIAKEAGLEPLANQLFELQATIDPLAEAKAFVNPEKEIKDVDAALAGARDILAERISEDAESRAKLRELFWSQATVRSKMLMGKEEEGAKFKDYFDWSEPLANIPSHRLLAIRRGEAEGILLVRINPPEDAALSLLEPQFVKAPGKPGGEQVRLAVQDSYKRLLGFGIEAEIRMESKKRADAEAIRVFADNLRELLLAPALGQKNVMAVDPGFRTGCKLVCLDRQGKLLHNDVIYPSKSAMEIREAADTVRGLVQKYQIEAIAIGNGTAGRETETFIRALKLPSSIAIVMVNESGASIYSASDVAREEFPTQDITVRGAVSIGRRLMDPLAELVKLDPKSIGVGQYQHDVDAGALKRGLDDVVISCVNRVGVELNTSSKQLLSYVSGLGSTLAANIVAHRNEHGPFKSREELLKVPRLGPKAFEQCAGFLRIRDGAHPLDASAVHPESYKVVDAMARDTGCTVMDLLKDSARRNQLKLDKYVTETVGLPTLKDIIEELAKPGRDPRERFELFSFKEGVEKMEDLKPGMKLPGIVTNVTAFGAFVDIGVHQDGLVHVSQVADRFVKDPAEVLKVGQKVTVTVTEVDIPRKRIALSLKANPEIGPAKSGDRTSPAQPRGAGPRPPSKPSGPPPRDWFTEALNKNKQRS